One genomic segment of Bacteroides caccae includes these proteins:
- a CDS encoding 4Fe-4S binding protein produces MLRKIRIGISALFFVLITFFFLDFAEILPNSFHRLAHLQFVPALLSLSVGILLFLIVLTLLFGRIYCSTICPMGILQDIIARLSKSTSKKKKRYSYSPAKNRLRWSVLGGTVISFLCGFTFIVGLLEPYSAYGRIVVHVFKPIYMLGNNLLESAFSKFDNYTFYQVDTSILSISSLFIAVVILTMIFIMAWKHGRTWCNTICPVGTILGLLSRFSLFKVRIDSDKCNSCGLCATKCKAACINSKEHTIDYGRCVDCFDCLGGCKQKALIYQPSLSPTDSSKRRFLVAGLLTAGAVPKLLSQVKESVASLEGKKVYKKENPVTPPGSVSREHFQQQCTSCHLCISKCPSHVLKPAFMEYGLAGVMQPTVSFEKGFCNFDCTVCGDVCPNGAILPISVKQKHLTQMGYVVFIEENCIVYTDGTSCGACSEHCPTQAVAMVPYKDGLTIPHVNKEICVGCGGCEYVCPARPFRAIYIEGNPVQKEAKPFKESEEHKGEIDDFGF; encoded by the coding sequence ATGTTAAGAAAGATACGTATTGGAATATCAGCACTTTTTTTTGTACTGATTACTTTCTTTTTTCTCGATTTCGCAGAAATATTACCTAACAGTTTTCATCGTCTGGCACACTTGCAATTTGTTCCAGCTTTGCTTTCATTAAGTGTAGGTATCTTATTATTTCTCATTGTGTTAACACTTTTATTCGGCCGTATCTATTGTTCGACGATATGTCCTATGGGGATTTTGCAAGATATCATTGCGCGCCTGTCAAAATCAACAAGTAAAAAGAAAAAAAGATATAGTTACAGTCCTGCAAAAAATAGATTACGTTGGAGTGTGCTTGGGGGGACTGTCATCTCTTTTCTATGCGGATTCACGTTTATCGTAGGACTGCTTGAGCCATACAGCGCATACGGTCGGATAGTAGTACATGTATTTAAACCGATATATATGCTGGGAAATAATCTTTTGGAATCCGCTTTCTCCAAGTTCGACAATTATACGTTTTACCAGGTGGATACTTCTATTTTAAGTATTTCATCTCTTTTCATTGCAGTCGTCATACTTACAATGATTTTTATAATGGCATGGAAGCACGGACGGACTTGGTGCAACACGATTTGTCCTGTAGGAACAATTTTAGGCTTATTAAGCCGGTTCTCATTATTCAAAGTCCGCATTGACTCCGACAAGTGTAACAGTTGCGGACTCTGCGCTACCAAATGTAAGGCAGCGTGCATCAATAGTAAAGAGCATACTATTGATTATGGTCGTTGTGTAGATTGCTTTGACTGCCTGGGGGGCTGCAAACAAAAGGCATTGATCTACCAACCTTCACTCTCCCCTACCGATTCATCCAAACGTCGTTTTCTCGTTGCAGGACTACTTACTGCCGGAGCAGTTCCGAAACTACTTTCACAAGTTAAAGAATCCGTTGCAAGTCTGGAAGGTAAAAAAGTATACAAAAAAGAGAATCCGGTTACTCCGCCGGGGTCTGTCAGCCGTGAACATTTTCAGCAGCAATGTACATCGTGCCATCTTTGTATCAGCAAATGCCCATCGCATGTACTGAAGCCAGCTTTCATGGAGTATGGCTTGGCAGGAGTAATGCAACCTACCGTCAGTTTCGAGAAAGGATTCTGCAATTTTGATTGTACTGTTTGCGGAGATGTTTGTCCTAACGGGGCTATTCTTCCGATAAGTGTAAAGCAAAAACATCTTACACAAATGGGATATGTTGTTTTTATCGAGGAAAATTGCATCGTTTATACAGACGGAACTAGTTGTGGGGCCTGCTCTGAACACTGTCCCACGCAGGCTGTCGCAATGGTGCCTTATAAAGACGGGTTGACGATTCCCCATGTAAATAAAGAGATTTGCGTAGGCTGTGGTGGATGCGAATATGTTTGCCCTGCTCGTCCGTTCCGTGCTATCTATATTGAAGGGAATCCGGTACAGAAGGAAGCAAAACCATTTAAAGAAAGCGAAGAGCACAAGGGTGAAATAGACGATTTTGGGTTCTGA
- a CDS encoding Crp/Fnr family transcriptional regulator yields the protein MKNFNHYAGREEFSAFKDFFLTHGQCKEMKKKEYFTLQGALATHGAYIEEGLFRYICTDDRGYEHIVGYSFAGEYVGDYPACLKKEKAMVSIQAASDARIYYASAEDMRNFFSTNEMTQNLERILAEELFVQTYMRLLDIYCKTPTELYLDLVKRYPDFQNFITLKEVASFLRVTPETISHIRKKFE from the coding sequence ATGAAAAATTTTAATCACTATGCCGGACGCGAGGAATTCTCCGCATTTAAAGACTTCTTTTTGACACATGGGCAATGTAAAGAAATGAAGAAAAAGGAATATTTCACTCTGCAGGGAGCTTTGGCTACACATGGAGCTTACATAGAAGAAGGGTTATTTCGATATATCTGTACAGACGACAGAGGATACGAGCATATTGTCGGTTATTCTTTTGCCGGAGAGTATGTAGGTGACTATCCGGCATGCTTGAAAAAAGAGAAAGCTATGGTAAGCATCCAGGCTGCAAGTGATGCTCGAATTTACTATGCTTCTGCCGAAGATATGAGGAATTTCTTCTCTACAAATGAAATGACACAAAACTTAGAACGGATTCTTGCAGAAGAGCTCTTTGTACAAACCTATATGCGTCTATTAGACATTTATTGTAAAACTCCCACCGAACTGTATTTAGATTTAGTGAAACGCTATCCTGATTTTCAGAATTTTATTACTCTAAAAGAAGTAGCCTCTTTCCTTCGAGTTACTCCGGAAACGATTAGTCACATACGTAAGAAATTCGAATAA
- a CDS encoding methylated-DNA--[protein]-cysteine S-methyltransferase: MQYIYKYQSPIGGITIASDGSSLTGLWFDGQKYFAASLSPEHEEKVLPVFEQTIEWLDCYFSGKNPGFMPEMHLESTPFRLSVWEILKKIPYGKIITYKDIAKEIARLNGLSSMSTQAVGNAVGHNPISIIIPCHRVVSCNGSLTGYAGGISKKIELLTLEQVDMTNLFVPKKGTAL, encoded by the coding sequence ATGCAATACATTTACAAATATCAGTCCCCTATCGGTGGAATAACAATCGCAAGTGACGGTAGCTCTTTGACGGGTTTGTGGTTTGATGGACAGAAATATTTTGCAGCTTCGTTGTCTCCGGAACACGAAGAAAAAGTATTGCCCGTATTCGAGCAAACCATAGAATGGCTCGATTGTTATTTCAGTGGGAAAAATCCCGGTTTCATGCCTGAGATGCACTTGGAAAGTACTCCTTTTCGTCTCTCCGTATGGGAAATATTAAAAAAAATCCCTTACGGCAAAATCATTACGTACAAGGATATTGCTAAGGAAATAGCTCGCCTAAACGGGCTATCGTCCATGTCGACGCAAGCGGTGGGCAATGCGGTGGGACACAATCCTATTAGTATTATTATACCCTGCCACCGGGTTGTAAGTTGTAACGGTAGCCTGACAGGATATGCAGGCGGTATTTCTAAAAAGATAGAGTTGCTCACTCTTGAACAGGTGGATATGACAAACCTGTTCGTACCGAAGAAAGGAACAGCACTGTAA
- a CDS encoding DUF169 domain-containing protein: protein MDIQTFIQNFREAFGEKAELPLVFWYSDTQEGTAEKINGCIFKGMKTAREGGIISLNAETIGCGGGKFYTGFTEMPEHVPTFVSLKERYKQTPQMVIDFIQQIGVLKAEKKYLHFARIDRIESLKEVEGVVFIANPDMLSGLTTWAYYDNNAEDGVVSMFGSGCSCIVTQATIENRKGGKRTFIGFFDPSVRPYFEPDKLSYTIPMSRFREMCGTMRQSCLFDTHAWGKIRERMDSE, encoded by the coding sequence ATGGACATCCAAACATTTATTCAAAACTTCCGGGAGGCATTCGGAGAGAAGGCCGAACTGCCTCTTGTATTCTGGTATTCGGACACGCAGGAAGGAACGGCGGAAAAAATAAATGGCTGTATCTTTAAAGGTATGAAAACGGCAAGAGAAGGCGGTATCATCAGCCTGAATGCCGAAACAATCGGCTGTGGTGGCGGCAAGTTCTATACCGGTTTTACCGAAATGCCCGAACACGTCCCGACTTTTGTCTCATTAAAAGAGCGGTACAAACAGACTCCGCAAATGGTCATCGACTTTATACAGCAAATCGGAGTACTCAAAGCAGAAAAGAAATACCTTCATTTTGCGCGTATAGACAGGATAGAAAGTCTGAAAGAAGTGGAAGGTGTCGTATTCATAGCCAACCCCGATATGCTTTCCGGACTTACCACATGGGCTTATTATGATAATAATGCTGAAGACGGTGTAGTTTCCATGTTCGGTTCCGGTTGTAGCTGCATAGTAACGCAAGCTACCATAGAAAATCGAAAAGGCGGCAAACGGACATTCATCGGTTTCTTCGATCCGTCGGTACGTCCCTACTTCGAACCCGATAAATTGAGCTATACTATACCTATGTCCAGATTCAGGGAAATGTGTGGCACAATGCGCCAAAGTTGCTTATTCGATACTCATGCTTGGGGAAAGATCCGGGAAAGAATGGATAGTGAATAG
- a CDS encoding RNA recognition motif domain-containing protein, whose translation MNLYIGNLSYNVKESDLRNVMEEYGTVASVKLITDRETRRSKGFAFVEMPDDAEANNVIKQLNGAEYVGRSMVVKEALPKN comes from the coding sequence ATGAATTTGTACATTGGAAATCTTAGCTATAATGTTAAGGAATCAGACTTGAGAAATGTAATGGAAGAGTATGGAACAGTTGCTTCAGTAAAGTTAATCACAGACCGTGAAACTAGAAGATCAAAAGGATTCGCATTTGTTGAAATGCCGGATGATGCAGAAGCTAATAATGTTATCAAACAGTTGAATGGCGCAGAATACGTAGGTCGTTCAATGGTAGTGAAAGAAGCTTTGCCGAAGAACTAA
- a CDS encoding glutamine synthetase family protein — MNQELSMNANKLVAFLQKPTSEFTKADIISFIQQNDIRMVNFMYPAGDGRLKTLNFVINNQAYLEAILTCGERVDGSSLFSFIEAGSSDLYVIPRFRTAFVDPFAEIPTLSILCSFFNKDGEPLGSSPEYTLHKASKAFTDVTGMEFQAMGELEYYVIAPDTGMFEATDQRGYHESGPYAKFNEFRTQCMSYISQTGGQIKYGHSEVGNFTLEGYIYEQNEIEFLPVPVEQAADQLMIAKWVIRNLGFKYGYNVTFAPKITAGKAGSGLHVHMRIMQDGKNQMLKDGILSETARKAIAGMMELAPSITAFGNTNPTSYFRLVPHQEAPTNVCWGDRNRSVLVRVPLGWAAKKDMCTLANPLETESYFDTTQKQTVEMRSPDGSADLYQLLAGLAVACRHGFEIENALELAEKTYVNVNIHQKENEDKLKVLAQLPDSCVASADCLEQQRAIFEQYNVFSSAMIDGIIRKLRNYEDKTLRADLDGKPQEMLDLVHKYFHCG; from the coding sequence ATGAATCAAGAGTTATCAATGAATGCCAATAAATTAGTGGCATTTCTCCAGAAGCCGACTTCTGAATTTACCAAAGCCGACATCATTTCATTTATCCAACAAAACGACATCCGTATGGTCAACTTCATGTATCCTGCGGGAGATGGTCGTCTGAAAACTTTGAATTTTGTCATTAACAATCAAGCTTATCTGGAAGCTATCCTTACCTGTGGAGAACGGGTGGACGGTTCCAGCCTTTTCTCTTTTATCGAAGCGGGAAGTAGTGATCTTTATGTTATTCCTCGGTTTCGTACAGCATTTGTTGATCCGTTTGCTGAAATACCTACGCTGTCTATCCTTTGTTCTTTCTTCAATAAGGATGGAGAACCGTTGGGAAGTTCACCGGAATATACGCTTCATAAAGCGAGCAAAGCATTTACGGACGTGACGGGAATGGAGTTTCAGGCAATGGGAGAGTTAGAATATTATGTGATAGCACCGGATACGGGTATGTTTGAGGCAACCGATCAACGTGGTTATCATGAATCGGGACCTTATGCCAAATTTAATGAGTTCCGTACACAATGTATGTCTTATATCTCACAAACTGGCGGGCAAATTAAGTATGGACACTCTGAAGTAGGCAACTTTACTTTGGAAGGCTATATCTATGAGCAGAATGAAATAGAGTTTTTGCCGGTTCCTGTCGAACAGGCCGCCGACCAATTGATGATTGCCAAATGGGTAATTCGTAACTTAGGATTCAAATATGGATATAATGTTACGTTCGCTCCTAAGATAACAGCAGGTAAAGCGGGTTCCGGTCTGCATGTCCATATGCGTATCATGCAGGACGGAAAGAATCAGATGTTAAAAGACGGAATTTTGTCGGAAACAGCCCGGAAGGCTATTGCTGGAATGATGGAGCTTGCGCCTTCAATCACAGCCTTCGGAAATACAAATCCTACTTCATACTTCCGTCTTGTTCCGCACCAGGAAGCACCAACGAATGTTTGCTGGGGCGACCGCAACCGTTCTGTATTGGTACGTGTACCTTTGGGATGGGCTGCCAAGAAGGATATGTGTACATTAGCGAATCCGTTAGAAACGGAAAGTTATTTTGATACCACCCAAAAGCAGACTGTGGAAATGCGTTCACCGGACGGTTCGGCAGATTTATATCAACTGCTTGCCGGACTGGCTGTAGCCTGCCGTCATGGTTTTGAAATAGAAAATGCTTTGGAACTGGCTGAAAAGACGTATGTGAATGTAAATATTCACCAGAAAGAAAACGAAGATAAGCTGAAAGTATTGGCTCAATTACCGGATAGCTGTGTTGCGTCCGCCGATTGTCTGGAACAGCAACGGGCTATTTTCGAACAATACAATGTATTTAGTTCGGCAATGATTGACGGCATCATCCGTAAACTTCGCAATTATGAGGATAAGACACTACGTGCAGATCTGGACGGAAAACCGCAGGAAATGCTTGATTTGGTTCATAAATATTTCCATTGCGGATAA
- a CDS encoding DUF362 domain-containing protein, which yields MDRRDFLKTVAITGAALTIQHSEAMEVLTQTINKANGANPDLVAVMGGEPEAMFRRAISELGGMKQFVKPGQKVVVKPNIGWDKVPELAGNTNPKLVAEIVKQCFAAGAKEVTVFDHTCDDWQKCYKNSGIEAVAKAAGAKVMPAHLESYYKPVDLPSGKKMKKAKVHEAILNCDVWINVPILKNHGGANLTISMKNHMGIVWDRGFFHQNDLQQCIADICTLQKKAALNVVDAYRIMKTNGPRGRSASDVVLAKGLFISPDIVAVDTAAAKFFNQVREMPLDTVGHLAKGEALKVGTMNLDKLNVKRIKM from the coding sequence ATGGACAGAAGGGACTTTTTAAAAACAGTAGCCATAACCGGTGCTGCTTTGACTATACAGCACTCGGAAGCTATGGAGGTATTAACTCAGACTATCAATAAAGCAAACGGAGCTAACCCTGATCTGGTAGCAGTCATGGGTGGAGAGCCGGAAGCCATGTTCCGCCGCGCCATAAGCGAACTGGGTGGGATGAAGCAATTCGTTAAACCAGGACAAAAGGTTGTTGTGAAGCCTAACATCGGTTGGGACAAGGTGCCGGAACTGGCAGGAAATACAAATCCGAAGTTAGTGGCGGAAATCGTGAAACAATGCTTTGCCGCCGGAGCAAAAGAAGTGACCGTATTTGACCATACCTGTGACGACTGGCAGAAATGCTATAAAAACAGTGGCATTGAAGCTGTAGCAAAAGCCGCCGGAGCAAAAGTAATGCCCGCACATCTGGAATCTTACTACAAACCGGTAGATCTCCCAAGCGGCAAAAAAATGAAGAAAGCAAAAGTGCATGAAGCAATCCTGAACTGCGACGTATGGATAAATGTCCCTATCCTGAAAAACCATGGCGGAGCCAATCTGACTATCTCCATGAAAAACCATATGGGAATTGTATGGGATCGCGGATTCTTTCACCAAAACGACTTGCAACAATGTATTGCCGATATTTGTACCCTGCAAAAGAAAGCCGCGCTGAACGTTGTAGATGCCTACCGGATTATGAAGACTAACGGTCCTCGCGGACGCTCTGCTTCAGATGTCGTTTTGGCAAAGGGATTGTTTATCTCACCGGATATTGTAGCGGTGGACACAGCCGCTGCCAAATTCTTCAACCAAGTGCGTGAGATGCCGTTGGATACAGTAGGACATCTTGCCAAAGGAGAAGCACTGAAAGTAGGAACCATGAATCTTGACAAATTAAATGTCAAGCGAATCAAGATGTAA
- a CDS encoding polyphosphate kinase 2 family protein, whose product MKKDILKDLLAKPGRQYSVSDFDPSFIGELSKQDAKGQLTKNVEKLSELQSMLYAQDRYSILIIFQAMDAAGKDGTIKHVMSGINPQGCQVFSFKQPSAEELDHDYLWRINRCLPERGRIGIFNRSHYEDVLIAKVHPEIILSNKLPGVETIKDIDSDFWKRRYRQINDFERYLTENGTVVLKFFLNVSKAEQKKRFMERLDDKTKNWKFSSADVKERQFWDEYMKAYADVLTETSTELAPWYVIPADNKWFMRYAVGHIICERMKQLDLHYPKLSEEGLKQLEDCKKSVSDINF is encoded by the coding sequence ATGAAAAAGGACATTTTAAAAGACCTGCTTGCTAAACCCGGAAGACAATATTCCGTCTCCGATTTCGATCCGTCATTTATCGGCGAACTATCCAAACAGGATGCTAAAGGTCAACTGACTAAAAACGTAGAGAAACTTTCCGAACTGCAAAGCATGCTCTACGCCCAGGATCGCTATTCGATTCTTATTATTTTTCAGGCTATGGACGCAGCCGGAAAAGACGGGACAATCAAACACGTCATGTCCGGTATCAATCCGCAAGGATGCCAAGTATTTTCGTTCAAGCAACCTTCTGCCGAGGAATTGGACCACGATTATCTCTGGCGTATCAATCGTTGCCTGCCCGAAAGAGGGAGAATCGGAATTTTCAACCGTTCTCACTATGAAGACGTGCTTATCGCCAAAGTGCATCCCGAAATTATACTGTCCAACAAATTGCCGGGTGTAGAAACCATCAAAGACATTGACTCTGATTTTTGGAAACGCCGTTACCGGCAAATCAATGATTTCGAACGTTATCTGACGGAAAACGGAACCGTTGTCCTGAAATTCTTCCTGAACGTATCAAAAGCCGAACAGAAAAAGCGTTTCATGGAAAGGTTGGATGACAAAACTAAAAACTGGAAATTTTCTTCCGCAGATGTTAAGGAACGCCAGTTTTGGGATGAGTATATGAAAGCCTATGCAGATGTACTAACCGAAACATCTACCGAACTGGCTCCGTGGTACGTAATCCCTGCCGACAATAAATGGTTTATGCGCTACGCAGTAGGACACATTATCTGCGAGCGGATGAAACAACTGGACCTGCATTACCCCAAACTATCTGAAGAAGGATTAAAACAACTGGAAGATTGTAAAAAAAGTGTGTCCGATATTAACTTCTGA